From Pseudomonas sp. CCI4.2, one genomic window encodes:
- a CDS encoding DUF2971 domain-containing protein, which produces MHPQWYVACFMKECNNSAIWGSYGDNHRGICLRYRVLGDAPSMTMEMNKPDGRGYNGISHSFQNMSFKEVFYDREFSEMDFFRFLGNVSNEALSGFWYSDAQGNLSSKSEWLRSHSNELWMEHHKNVDFALTSKLPQWGSEKEYRLVLSSYLDISDEKHRILKYRFTSLDGLIFGIKTPLEDKLKCIRIIRAHCEREDIQSFNFYQAYYDPQTKSIEHGLLPITLYEADPESEEPSDREVF; this is translated from the coding sequence ATGCACCCGCAATGGTATGTCGCCTGCTTCATGAAAGAGTGCAATAACTCGGCGATTTGGGGTAGCTATGGTGATAATCATAGGGGAATCTGTTTGAGATATCGCGTTCTCGGCGACGCGCCCTCAATGACAATGGAAATGAATAAGCCAGACGGCAGAGGATACAACGGTATCTCTCACAGCTTCCAAAACATGAGCTTTAAAGAGGTGTTTTATGATCGAGAATTTTCAGAGATGGACTTCTTCAGATTCCTCGGTAACGTTTCGAATGAAGCCCTGAGTGGCTTCTGGTACAGCGATGCCCAAGGAAATCTCAGCAGCAAAAGCGAGTGGTTGAGATCCCACTCGAATGAGCTTTGGATGGAGCACCACAAAAATGTCGATTTCGCGCTGACGTCCAAGCTTCCTCAATGGGGATCAGAAAAAGAGTATCGCCTGGTGCTGAGTTCCTACCTCGATATTTCCGACGAAAAGCACCGGATCCTCAAGTACCGTTTTACAAGCCTGGATGGCCTGATTTTTGGCATCAAGACTCCGCTGGAAGACAAGCTGAAATGCATCCGAATCATCAGAGCCCACTGCGAGCGGGAAGACATTCAGTCGTTCAATTTCTATCAGGCTTACTACGATCCGCAGACTAAATCCATCGAGCATGGATTGCTACCGATCACCCTCTATGAAGCTGATCCTGAGTCCGAAGAGCCGTCAGACCGCGAAGTTTTTTAA